Proteins encoded by one window of Pseudomonadota bacterium:
- a CDS encoding cupin domain-containing protein, which yields MAERSTPTFPIVDLALANEQFRDVIKTGTKLQVVLMSIPEGEEIGAEAHEGHDQVLVFVQGTGKAVLGEEEREVGAGDLAFVTSGTYHNFINTGSGPLKLYTLYGPPEHPAGTEHATRAEAEADEHDH from the coding sequence ATGGCCGAACGCAGCACCCCCACCTTCCCCATCGTCGACCTCGCCCTCGCTAATGAGCAGTTCCGCGATGTGATCAAGACGGGCACCAAGCTGCAGGTGGTGCTCATGAGCATCCCCGAGGGGGAGGAGATCGGCGCCGAGGCCCACGAGGGCCATGACCAGGTGTTGGTGTTCGTGCAGGGCACGGGCAAAGCCGTGCTCGGCGAGGAGGAACGAGAGGTGGGTGCCGGCGACCTGGCCTTCGTGACCTCCGGCACGTATCACAACTTCATCAACACGGGCTCGGGGCCGCTCAAGCTCTACACCCTCTACGGGCCACCGGAGCATCCCGCGGGCACGGAGCACGCTACGCGCGCCGAGGCCGAAGCGGACGAACACGACCATTAG